From one Streptomyces sp. N50 genomic stretch:
- a CDS encoding response regulator transcription factor, with the protein MTLRVVVADDQVLVRTGFRMIIDARDDLDVVGEASDGREAVRLTRELAPDVVLMDVRMPVLDGIEATRRIAESGSGARVLVLTTWDVDAHVVAALRAGASGFLLKDIRPAELVDAIRLTARGDALLAPTVLSRVLDRFLRTTPDPAPPPSLESLSGREREVLTLIGQALSNAEIAERLRLSEATVKNHVTAVLRKLGLRDRVQAVVAAYDHGLVRARRP; encoded by the coding sequence GTGACGCTGCGTGTGGTGGTGGCCGACGACCAGGTCCTGGTCCGTACCGGATTCCGCATGATCATCGATGCCCGGGACGACCTCGACGTGGTCGGTGAGGCGTCCGACGGCCGGGAGGCGGTGCGGCTGACACGGGAGCTGGCACCCGACGTGGTGCTGATGGACGTACGCATGCCCGTCCTGGACGGCATCGAGGCGACCCGGCGGATCGCGGAGTCGGGCAGCGGGGCCCGGGTGCTCGTGCTGACCACGTGGGACGTGGACGCGCATGTGGTCGCCGCCCTGCGGGCCGGGGCGAGCGGCTTCCTGCTGAAGGACATCCGTCCCGCCGAACTCGTCGACGCGATCCGCCTGACCGCGCGCGGCGACGCGCTGCTGGCGCCGACCGTGCTGAGCCGTGTCCTCGACCGGTTCCTGCGCACCACGCCCGACCCGGCGCCCCCGCCTTCCCTGGAGAGCCTCTCCGGCCGTGAGCGTGAGGTGCTCACCCTGATCGGGCAGGCGTTGTCGAACGCGGAGATCGCCGAGCGGCTGCGGCTGTCGGAGGCCACCGTCAAGAACCATGTCACCGCGGTGCTGCGCAAGCTGGGCCTGCGCGACCGCGTCCAGGCCGTGGTCGCGGCCTACGACCACGGCCTCGTCAGGGCACGCCGCCCCTGA
- a CDS encoding ABC transporter permease: MFDSAGVHVVATAFTSSSRRPPDAPRPTRRRIPAVARRAAQHGLVLAAVSVTVLLCATALAALAALAGSSVQAGAVRRLAEDLGAQVNVNAAYRAGGMAVADRDVRAAADRVFAGVPQRTYVGLLGTSPVSVTGIDGATGPPRGPGGSGLHPVAVQHAGGFGELVAGRWPAGTADAPAGAFTSLPDVPVATGSTAPVDTAVPDALAKRLDIRPGSSLRVQDAFNRPMTLRVTGVFRATGAVGFWPAMAGDLTEGETADQDLLVVSASALNGSAVLNGHLTAHWSVQPDLSQLDADGLAGLRDRLRAFSGSQSGVSVFGGRRPSLDDLTVASGLPGAIDDLTVPTVAARSSLYVPSVLLAVLALATLVLAARQLTERRRDELALQQARGAGTLRLLRGATAEWALTGVPAAVAAPFLAGLLHPGTRGADAWAAVGLTLLVHAAAVLLPVLPSARARQTRGARAAAAQRLGADLALLAVATLGYLELRRHHSLIADVGAGSASADPVLVLVPTLVAGAAALLLLRLLPLTSLLLDAFERRSRGLVLALAGWQLSRRAARNAGPVVLMCLAVSVSAFATTALACLGGLASEQAAFTVGADVRIDPSADDGYPSAVLASAYRALPGVTSVTPVTQATVNLPGGATENLVGTIGGPAPRTPAPVVPGIPLPGRPTALLLDERLSSDGNRVAPSLELTVQDASGLVSVVSAQLPAADGGRHTVAVPLDVALSGGHRRAYPLTVTAIGVLPQPNVRPARLDLDLMRIGARGTADTWVSQLPGGQAWSDGTDHAADSTEGACRGKLTDSYNPGMPGVCAITPGGPAVLRTTVSTGIRPSPAVSDSLGGLSDSDYATRPGSKVRLVAGPAGGPAPLPVTADASTLSATRLHLGSTTTLDLGGGRITAKIVGRVDSPPGLGRGPGHLIADRRQLATALTLAGADQQDPAFWWLGSTDSERTAAAAEAQPALGGVTTTARTAASLQADPFRAGLRRVLELVRYLAPGFAVIAFTVHAVVSTRRRRKEFALLRAIGVRATSLSALLGAEQVGLALFAVVPGALMGMALASAVLPLVTVDDTGAAPYPPLPQVIPWGTVTLTAVATALAISVVVLGLARLLARVDLVRVLRAGEDR, from the coding sequence ATGTTCGATTCTGCGGGGGTTCATGTGGTCGCCACGGCCTTCACCTCCTCGTCGCGGCGGCCCCCGGACGCTCCGCGTCCAACTCGGCGTCGGATTCCGGCAGTTGCCCGGCGCGCCGCGCAGCACGGGCTGGTGCTGGCCGCTGTTTCGGTGACCGTGCTGTTGTGTGCGACGGCGCTGGCCGCGCTCGCGGCGCTGGCGGGGAGTTCGGTGCAGGCCGGGGCCGTGCGGCGGTTGGCCGAAGATCTTGGCGCGCAGGTCAACGTCAACGCGGCTTACCGGGCCGGGGGGATGGCCGTCGCCGACCGGGATGTGCGGGCCGCCGCGGACCGGGTGTTCGCCGGGGTTCCGCAGCGGACGTACGTGGGGCTGCTCGGTACGTCGCCGGTCTCGGTGACGGGGATCGACGGGGCCACCGGGCCGCCGCGTGGTCCTGGAGGCAGTGGGTTGCACCCGGTCGCGGTGCAACACGCGGGCGGATTCGGGGAGTTGGTGGCCGGGCGGTGGCCTGCCGGTACGGCGGACGCTCCGGCCGGTGCCTTCACCTCGCTGCCCGATGTGCCGGTCGCCACCGGATCCACCGCGCCGGTCGACACGGCGGTGCCGGACGCGCTGGCCAAACGCCTTGATATCAGGCCCGGTTCGAGCCTTCGGGTGCAGGACGCCTTCAACCGCCCGATGACGCTGCGGGTCACCGGGGTCTTCCGGGCGACCGGTGCCGTCGGGTTCTGGCCCGCGATGGCCGGTGACCTGACCGAGGGCGAGACAGCCGACCAGGATCTGCTGGTGGTCTCGGCGTCGGCGCTCAACGGCAGCGCCGTCCTGAACGGCCATCTGACCGCCCACTGGAGCGTGCAGCCGGACCTCTCCCAGCTCGACGCGGACGGTCTCGCCGGGCTGCGCGACCGGCTGCGCGCCTTCTCCGGCAGCCAGAGCGGGGTGTCGGTGTTCGGCGGGCGCCGGCCGTCGTTGGACGACCTGACCGTGGCCTCCGGACTGCCGGGCGCCATCGACGACTTGACGGTCCCGACGGTCGCCGCCCGCTCCTCGCTGTATGTGCCGAGCGTGCTGCTCGCCGTCCTCGCCCTGGCCACCCTGGTGCTGGCCGCCCGCCAGCTCACCGAGCGCCGCCGCGACGAACTCGCCCTCCAACAGGCCCGGGGCGCGGGCACGTTGAGGCTGCTGCGCGGCGCCACGGCCGAGTGGGCGCTCACCGGTGTACCGGCCGCCGTGGCCGCGCCTTTCCTGGCCGGGCTGCTGCACCCCGGCACCCGGGGCGCCGACGCGTGGGCGGCCGTAGGACTGACGCTGCTGGTGCACGCGGCGGCGGTGCTGCTGCCCGTGCTGCCGTCGGCGCGGGCCCGGCAGACGCGCGGCGCGCGGGCCGCCGCGGCCCAACGGCTGGGCGCCGACCTGGCGTTGCTGGCCGTGGCGACGCTGGGGTACCTGGAGCTACGGCGGCACCACTCGCTGATCGCCGACGTCGGCGCCGGCAGCGCGTCCGCGGATCCGGTGCTGGTCCTCGTGCCGACCCTGGTGGCGGGCGCCGCCGCACTGCTGTTGCTCCGGCTGCTGCCGCTGACGTCGCTGCTGCTGGACGCGTTCGAGCGGCGCAGCCGAGGACTCGTACTCGCCCTGGCGGGTTGGCAGTTGAGCCGACGGGCCGCGCGCAACGCGGGGCCGGTGGTACTGATGTGTCTGGCCGTGTCGGTGAGCGCCTTCGCCACCACCGCGCTGGCCTGTCTGGGCGGACTGGCGTCCGAGCAGGCCGCGTTCACCGTCGGCGCGGATGTGCGGATCGACCCGTCGGCGGACGACGGCTACCCCTCCGCCGTGCTGGCCTCCGCCTATCGCGCGCTGCCGGGGGTGACCTCCGTGACGCCGGTGACGCAGGCGACGGTGAACCTGCCCGGCGGCGCCACGGAGAACCTGGTCGGCACGATCGGCGGGCCCGCGCCCCGCACCCCGGCGCCGGTCGTCCCCGGGATACCGCTGCCCGGACGGCCGACCGCGCTGCTGCTGGACGAGCGGCTGAGCAGCGACGGCAACCGTGTGGCGCCGAGCCTGGAGTTGACCGTGCAGGACGCGTCCGGCCTGGTCAGCGTGGTGTCGGCGCAGCTTCCGGCTGCCGACGGGGGCAGGCATACGGTCGCGGTTCCGCTGGATGTGGCGCTGAGCGGCGGCCACCGACGCGCGTATCCACTGACGGTGACCGCGATCGGCGTCCTGCCGCAGCCGAACGTGCGTCCCGCGCGGCTGGACCTGGACCTCATGCGGATCGGCGCGCGCGGCACCGCGGACACCTGGGTCTCTCAACTCCCCGGCGGGCAGGCCTGGTCCGACGGCACGGACCACGCCGCCGACTCCACCGAGGGTGCCTGCAGAGGGAAGTTGACCGACAGCTACAACCCCGGCATGCCCGGGGTGTGCGCGATCACGCCCGGCGGCCCGGCCGTACTCCGGACGACCGTCAGCACCGGCATCCGCCCCTCCCCCGCCGTCTCGGACTCCCTCGGCGGCCTGTCCGACAGCGACTACGCCACGCGGCCCGGCAGCAAGGTACGCCTCGTGGCGGGCCCGGCGGGCGGTCCGGCACCGCTTCCGGTCACCGCCGACGCCTCGACGCTGAGCGCCACCCGCCTGCACCTCGGCAGCACCACGACACTCGACCTGGGCGGCGGCCGGATCACCGCCAAGATCGTGGGCCGCGTCGACTCACCGCCCGGACTGGGCCGCGGGCCGGGCCACTTGATCGCCGACCGGCGTCAACTCGCCACCGCGCTCACCCTGGCCGGTGCCGACCAGCAGGACCCCGCCTTCTGGTGGCTGGGCAGCACCGACAGCGAGCGTACGGCCGCCGCGGCCGAGGCGCAGCCCGCGCTGGGCGGCGTCACCACGACGGCACGCACCGCCGCGTCCTTGCAGGCCGACCCGTTCCGCGCCGGACTGCGCCGGGTCCTGGAACTGGTCCGCTACCTGGCCCCCGGCTTCGCGGTCATCGCCTTCACCGTCCACGCCGTGGTCTCCACCCGCCGACGCCGCAAGGAGTTCGCCCTCCTCCGCGCGATCGGCGTCCGCGCCACCAGCCTGTCCGCGCTCCTGGGCGCCGAACAGGTGGGGCTGGCGCTGTTCGCGGTGGTGCCGGGGGCGTTGATGGGGATGGCGCTGGCGTCGGCGGTTCTGCCCCTGGTCACGGTGGACGACACCGGAGCAGCCCCGTATCCGCCGCTGCCGCAGGTCATTCCCTGGGGGACCGTGACGCTGACGGCGGTGGCAACTGCCTTGGCCATCAGCGTGGTTGTGCTGGGGCTGGCGCGGTTGTTGGCCCGGGTGGATCTGGTGCGGGTGCTGCGGGCGGGGGAGGACCGTTGA
- a CDS encoding ABC transporter ATP-binding protein has product MVVVEDLRRTYGSGDTAVHALRGVSFSVPRGELVALRGRSGSGKTTVLNLVGGLDTPDGGRITLEGTDLAGLGDDELLALRRDRIGFVFQSFGLIPILTAAENVGVPLRLRKVPAREREARVELLLSLVGLSDHADQRPGELSGGQQQRVAIARALANNPALIIADEPTGQLDADTGLTVMDLLRAVVRSESVTALVATHDTQLLALADRVLELRDGRIVEDG; this is encoded by the coding sequence ATGGTGGTGGTCGAGGATCTGCGCCGCACCTATGGCAGTGGTGACACGGCTGTCCATGCCCTGCGCGGGGTCTCCTTCAGCGTGCCGCGCGGTGAACTCGTCGCGCTGCGGGGGCGTTCCGGGTCCGGGAAGACGACCGTGCTCAATCTCGTCGGCGGGCTGGACACTCCGGACGGCGGCCGGATCACCCTGGAGGGTACGGACCTGGCCGGGCTCGGCGATGACGAGTTGCTGGCGCTGCGCCGGGACCGTATCGGGTTCGTCTTCCAGTCCTTCGGGCTCATCCCGATCCTGACGGCCGCCGAGAACGTCGGGGTGCCGTTGCGCCTGCGGAAGGTCCCGGCCCGTGAACGCGAGGCCCGCGTCGAGCTGTTGCTGTCCCTGGTCGGCCTCTCCGACCACGCGGACCAGCGTCCCGGTGAGCTGTCCGGCGGTCAGCAGCAGCGGGTCGCGATCGCCCGCGCGCTCGCCAACAACCCGGCCCTGATCATCGCCGACGAACCCACCGGCCAGCTCGACGCGGACACCGGTCTCACCGTGATGGACCTGCTGCGTGCGGTCGTCCGCAGCGAGTCGGTCACCGCGCTCGTCGCCACGCACGACACCCAACTGCTCGCGCTGGCCGACCGGGTGCTCGAACTCCGTGACGGACGGATCGTCGAGGACGGCTGA
- a CDS encoding ABC transporter ATP-binding protein: protein MAELRRRAIAAAVPRREEGLVVCENLVRIYQTEGVEVQALQGLDLAVAQGEMIAVIGASGSGKSTLLGILSGQDVPTAGAAEVAGHDLLAMKRRERLDYRRGTVGFVWQQTSRNLLPYLSAAENVMLPMTYTGIKRSQRRARAEELLDLLSVGHCRDRTPDTLSGGEQQRVAVAVANANEPRVLFADEPTGELDTATSDEVFAALRRANEELGVTVIVVTHDALVSEQVQRTVRIRNGRTSTEVLRRVATDEDGVEVLTAEEYAVLDASGRLQLPSEFTERLHLRKRVRLALESDHIGVWPDEAARRARSEAEGTEAAEEPASGGRHAEGMR, encoded by the coding sequence TTGGCCGAGCTGCGGCGGCGGGCCATAGCGGCCGCGGTGCCGCGGCGCGAGGAGGGGCTGGTCGTCTGCGAGAACCTGGTGCGGATCTACCAGACCGAGGGCGTCGAGGTGCAGGCCCTCCAGGGGCTCGATCTGGCCGTGGCCCAGGGCGAGATGATCGCGGTGATCGGGGCGTCCGGCTCCGGCAAGTCCACCCTGCTCGGCATACTCTCCGGCCAGGACGTACCGACTGCGGGTGCGGCCGAGGTCGCCGGACACGACCTGCTGGCGATGAAGCGCCGCGAACGCCTCGACTACCGTCGCGGGACGGTGGGTTTCGTCTGGCAGCAGACCTCCCGCAACCTCCTGCCGTACCTCTCGGCGGCCGAGAACGTGATGCTCCCGATGACGTACACCGGCATCAAGCGTTCCCAACGCCGGGCGCGCGCCGAGGAGTTGCTGGACCTGCTGTCCGTCGGCCACTGCCGGGACCGTACGCCCGACACCCTCTCCGGCGGCGAGCAACAGCGGGTCGCGGTCGCCGTGGCCAACGCCAACGAGCCCCGGGTGCTGTTCGCCGACGAACCCACCGGCGAACTCGACACCGCCACCAGCGACGAGGTCTTCGCCGCGCTGCGCCGGGCCAACGAGGAACTGGGCGTCACCGTGATCGTGGTGACCCACGACGCGTTGGTGTCCGAGCAGGTCCAGCGGACGGTACGGATCCGCAACGGCCGTACGTCCACCGAGGTGTTGCGCCGGGTCGCCACCGACGAGGACGGCGTCGAGGTGCTCACCGCCGAGGAGTACGCGGTACTGGACGCCAGCGGCCGGCTCCAACTCCCGAGCGAGTTCACCGAGCGGCTGCATCTGCGCAAGCGGGTGCGGCTGGCCCTGGAGAGCGATCACATCGGCGTGTGGCCCGACGAGGCGGCTCGGCGGGCGAGGTCCGAGGCGGAGGGTACGGAGGCTGCGGAGGAACCGGCGAGCGGCGGCCGGCATGCCGAGGGTATGCGGTAG
- a CDS encoding sensor histidine kinase yields MDRSSGLSGAVFAGEARGGLSPRAARALWWGSAGLVLVVMGPPVLVVGVEHGRRLPVAVVLVLVQVWVLRWQVRAPAAVLAVNAVAGLAVWALLPAVSLTGALLAAQVTLCVLSAIRPRRVSLWALAALCLPAPAAFAAGGGAGLMVCLLAVVLAWTAGQWRGAQQARIRAETRRAVVEERARIAREVHDVVAHTLSVMVVQAGAADDVFTARPEQAREAVRAIETGARSALGELRLLLRAFGPDVGHEEGAEQRDPGPSLARLDELAGSVRATGLAVELHCEGALDGLPAAVGLTAYRIVQEALTNTLRHAVGADEVSVRVTAGVECVEVTVVDNGRAPQGRSAAAGAGRGLVGMKERVRLVGGSLRAGALPGGGFEVAARLPVEGAL; encoded by the coding sequence GTGGATCGCAGCAGTGGACTGTCCGGTGCCGTCTTCGCCGGGGAAGCGCGGGGCGGGCTGTCGCCCCGGGCGGCCCGGGCGCTGTGGTGGGGGTCGGCCGGTCTGGTGCTCGTCGTCATGGGGCCGCCGGTGCTCGTCGTCGGTGTGGAGCACGGCCGGCGGCTGCCCGTGGCCGTGGTCCTGGTCCTGGTGCAGGTCTGGGTGCTGAGGTGGCAGGTGCGCGCCCCGGCCGCCGTGCTGGCCGTGAACGCGGTGGCGGGGCTCGCGGTGTGGGCGCTGCTGCCCGCGGTGTCCTTGACGGGGGCGCTGCTCGCGGCGCAGGTCACACTGTGCGTGCTGTCGGCCATCAGGCCGCGGCGGGTGTCGTTGTGGGCGCTCGCCGCGCTGTGCCTGCCCGCGCCCGCGGCATTCGCGGCGGGCGGTGGTGCGGGACTGATGGTCTGTCTGCTGGCGGTCGTCCTGGCGTGGACCGCGGGGCAGTGGCGCGGGGCGCAGCAGGCACGGATCAGGGCGGAGACGCGCCGGGCCGTGGTGGAGGAGCGGGCGCGGATCGCGCGTGAGGTGCACGACGTCGTGGCGCACACGCTGTCGGTGATGGTCGTTCAGGCGGGCGCCGCCGACGACGTGTTCACCGCGCGACCCGAACAGGCCCGTGAGGCGGTGCGGGCGATCGAGACGGGCGCCCGTTCCGCACTCGGCGAACTGCGCTTGCTGCTGCGCGCGTTCGGGCCCGACGTGGGACACGAGGAGGGCGCGGAGCAGCGGGATCCGGGGCCTTCGCTCGCGCGTCTGGACGAGTTGGCCGGGTCAGTGCGCGCGACCGGGCTGGCGGTGGAACTGCACTGCGAGGGCGCTCTCGACGGGCTGCCCGCCGCGGTCGGTCTGACGGCGTACCGGATCGTCCAGGAGGCCCTCACCAACACGCTGCGCCACGCGGTCGGCGCGGACGAGGTGAGCGTGCGCGTGACGGCCGGAGTGGAGTGCGTGGAGGTCACGGTGGTGGACAACGGGCGTGCGCCGCAAGGCCGTTCGGCCGCGGCGGGAGCGGGACGGGGGCTGGTGGGGATGAAGGAGCGGGTACGGCTGGTGGGCGGCAGTCTGCGTGCCGGGGCGTTGCCCGGCGGCGGGTTCGAGGTGGCGGCGCGGCTGCCGGTGGAGGGCGCGCTGTGA
- a CDS encoding GOLPH3/VPS74 family protein, translating to MIDDLPCLMYLLAHDAAAEGPYDRSRTGLLVRAAALIDLASRGLLREAGGTVTVSGTEPTGDPVLDGVLRDAAGGHGWKHLVRRDRRRTLTEVEDLLAAAGLLTVRAPRTPFGTRRSTVPDHAVSAALRARVSTALYGDGPVTEIPAADAALLALAAAGGVRSVVSRRDQKTFRARVDACTGRLGALAPGLEKAVRALPTTMIAAQGGMGGG from the coding sequence GTGATCGACGACCTGCCGTGCCTCATGTATCTGCTCGCCCACGACGCGGCGGCCGAAGGCCCCTACGACCGTTCCCGGACGGGGCTGCTGGTCCGTGCCGCCGCGCTGATCGACCTCGCGTCGCGCGGCCTCCTGCGGGAGGCGGGCGGCACGGTCACCGTGTCCGGCACGGAGCCGACCGGCGACCCCGTCCTGGACGGCGTGCTGCGCGACGCCGCCGGCGGACACGGCTGGAAGCACCTCGTCCGCCGGGACCGAAGGCGGACCCTGACGGAGGTGGAGGACCTGCTCGCCGCCGCGGGGCTCCTCACCGTGCGGGCGCCCCGCACCCCCTTCGGTACCCGCCGGTCGACCGTGCCGGACCACGCCGTGTCCGCCGCGCTCCGCGCCCGCGTGTCCACCGCGCTGTACGGGGACGGTCCCGTGACCGAGATCCCCGCCGCCGACGCCGCGCTGCTGGCACTGGCGGCGGCGGGTGGCGTCCGCTCGGTCGTGTCACGGCGGGACCAGAAGACCTTCCGGGCCCGTGTCGACGCCTGCACGGGGCGACTCGGTGCCCTCGCACCCGGCCTGGAGAAAGCCGTACGAGCACTGCCGACGACCATGATCGCCGCCCAGGGCGGCATGGGCGGCGGCTGA
- a CDS encoding carboxylesterase/lipase family protein, with the protein MTTRRVLTTLGCALTTVLATAWSAAPQPATARPPATATPRASEPARPATAATDTTIRTHDGRVRGAAHDGYRTFEGIPYAAPPVGRLRWAPPHRVLPWSGVRDATEPASACPQPAGEVPGGSTDEDCLHLNVTTPDGAAPAHPRPVIVWLHGGGFTTGAGSSYDAHRMATRGDVVVVTVDYRLGALGFLAHGRLPGSGTFGLADQQAALRWVRAEIGSFGGDAHDVTLAGESAGGYSVCAQLASPAAAGLFDRAIIESGPCTGSPDRPFAPSSVPLSTARATGADLTAKLGCGSAHDVLACLRRVPVARLLTAQDTDQQPAHSSPLLPDDPAVAIAAGRFHHVPVLIGGNHDEGNGWAAGIVQAGYPVTPGTWPDVAAAFFPAEARAVVREYPVHASDGGPVFGAAIGDADFACPTARTGALLAAQVPVWRYEFADEHAPPLTSGTPPFPLGAPHASELPYLFDLGGRPRDLTAAQHRLADTMVGYWTRFARTGDPNALSSPRWSRHTVLSLAPDHVVPTRTARVRHHCAFWDTRPIGQP; encoded by the coding sequence ATGACCACACGCCGCGTCCTGACCACCCTGGGCTGCGCCCTGACCACCGTGCTCGCGACGGCCTGGTCCGCGGCACCGCAGCCCGCGACCGCCCGGCCTCCGGCCACCGCGACACCACGGGCCTCCGAACCCGCACGACCCGCCACGGCCGCCACCGACACGACGATCCGCACCCACGACGGCCGGGTACGGGGCGCCGCCCACGACGGCTACCGCACCTTCGAGGGCATCCCCTACGCGGCGCCCCCGGTCGGCAGGCTGCGCTGGGCACCGCCGCACCGCGTACTCCCCTGGTCCGGGGTACGCGACGCCACCGAGCCCGCGAGCGCCTGCCCGCAGCCGGCCGGCGAGGTGCCCGGCGGCAGCACCGACGAGGACTGTCTCCACCTGAACGTCACGACACCCGACGGCGCGGCACCGGCGCACCCCAGGCCGGTGATCGTCTGGCTGCACGGCGGCGGCTTCACCACCGGAGCGGGCAGTTCCTACGACGCCCACCGCATGGCCACCCGGGGCGACGTCGTGGTCGTCACGGTCGACTACCGTCTCGGGGCGCTCGGCTTCCTCGCGCACGGCCGGCTGCCCGGCTCGGGCACCTTCGGCCTCGCCGACCAGCAGGCGGCGCTGCGCTGGGTCCGCGCCGAGATCGGCTCCTTCGGCGGCGACGCGCACGACGTGACGCTGGCCGGCGAGTCGGCGGGCGGCTACAGCGTCTGCGCCCAGCTCGCCTCGCCCGCCGCCGCGGGGCTCTTCGACCGGGCGATCATCGAGAGCGGCCCGTGCACCGGCAGCCCCGACCGGCCGTTCGCACCCTCCTCCGTCCCGCTGTCCACGGCACGCGCCACGGGTGCGGACCTCACGGCGAAGCTCGGCTGCGGCTCGGCGCACGACGTCCTGGCCTGTCTGCGGCGCGTCCCGGTCGCCCGCCTGCTCACCGCCCAGGACACCGACCAACAGCCCGCCCACTCCTCGCCGTTGTTGCCCGACGACCCCGCGGTGGCGATCGCCGCCGGCCGCTTCCACCACGTCCCCGTGCTCATCGGCGGCAACCACGACGAGGGCAACGGCTGGGCCGCCGGGATCGTCCAGGCCGGGTATCCGGTCACCCCCGGCACCTGGCCCGACGTCGCGGCCGCCTTCTTCCCGGCCGAGGCGCGGGCCGTCGTCCGCGAGTACCCGGTGCACGCAAGCGACGGTGGTCCGGTGTTCGGCGCGGCCATCGGCGACGCGGACTTCGCCTGCCCGACGGCACGCACCGGCGCCCTGCTCGCCGCTCAGGTACCCGTCTGGCGCTACGAGTTCGCCGACGAGCACGCCCCGCCGCTCACCTCGGGCACGCCACCGTTCCCGCTCGGCGCACCGCACGCGAGCGAACTGCCCTACCTCTTCGACCTGGGCGGCCGACCCCGTGATCTGACCGCGGCACAGCACCGGCTGGCCGACACCATGGTCGGCTACTGGACCCGCTTCGCCCGCACCGGCGACCCGAACGCCCTGTCGTCGCCGCGCTGGTCCCGGCACACGGTGCTGTCGCTGGCACCGGACCACGTCGTCCCGACCCGCACGGCGCGGGTCCGCCACCACTGCGCGTTCTGGGACACCCGCCCCATCGGGCAGCCGTGA
- a CDS encoding 3' terminal RNA ribose 2'-O-methyltransferase Hen1: MFLTISTTGTPERPATDLGFLLHKHPDKAQAFSTSYGKAYVLYPEADPGRCTAALLLEVDAVALVRRGKGKGRGGAPDAALAQYVNDRPYAASSLLAVALSAVFSSAMRGVCNARPERAEQPLPLRIEVPALPARGGPDLVRDLFAPLGWTVTAEPVALDAEFPEWGDSRYVSLVLEAETLTLAEALRHLYVLLPVLDDAKHYWVASDEVDKLLRAGAGWLPAHPEQKLITSRYLSRRWSLTREAMERLELVRLAEADDSEVEEIDNAVEAETEAEEKPTPLAVQRRDAIVAALKASGAGRVLDLGCGQGQLVQALLKDTRFTEIVGTDVSMRALTIAGRRLKLDRMGERQASRVQLFQSSLAYTDNRLKGYDAAVLSEVIEHLDLPRLPALEYAVFGAARPRTVVVTTPNVEYNVRWETLPAGHVRHGDHRFEWTRAEFGEWAGKVAQRHGYDVEFVPVGPDDPEVGPPTQMAVFSVSTVKEEKAA; the protein is encoded by the coding sequence GTGTTCCTGACGATCAGTACCACCGGCACCCCCGAACGCCCCGCCACCGACCTCGGTTTCCTGCTGCACAAGCATCCCGACAAGGCGCAGGCGTTCTCCACGTCCTACGGCAAGGCGTACGTCCTCTACCCCGAGGCGGATCCCGGGCGGTGCACGGCGGCGCTGCTGCTGGAGGTCGACGCGGTGGCGCTGGTCCGGCGCGGCAAGGGCAAGGGGCGCGGCGGCGCGCCCGACGCGGCGCTCGCGCAGTACGTCAACGACCGTCCGTACGCGGCCTCTTCACTGCTCGCCGTGGCCCTGAGCGCGGTCTTCTCCAGCGCCATGCGCGGCGTGTGCAACGCCCGCCCCGAGCGCGCGGAGCAGCCGCTGCCCCTGCGCATCGAGGTGCCCGCGCTGCCCGCGCGCGGCGGTCCCGACCTGGTGCGCGACCTCTTCGCGCCGCTCGGCTGGACGGTCACCGCCGAACCGGTCGCGCTGGACGCCGAGTTCCCCGAGTGGGGCGACTCGCGGTACGTCAGCCTCGTACTGGAGGCGGAGACGCTGACCCTCGCCGAGGCGCTGCGGCACCTGTACGTCCTGCTGCCCGTGCTCGACGACGCCAAGCACTACTGGGTCGCGTCCGACGAGGTCGACAAGCTGCTGCGCGCCGGTGCGGGCTGGCTGCCCGCGCACCCGGAGCAGAAGCTCATCACCAGCCGTTATCTGTCCCGCCGTTGGTCCCTGACCCGGGAGGCGATGGAGCGGCTGGAACTGGTGCGGCTCGCCGAGGCCGACGACAGCGAGGTCGAGGAGATCGACAACGCCGTCGAGGCGGAGACCGAGGCCGAGGAGAAGCCGACGCCGCTCGCCGTGCAGCGCCGGGACGCGATCGTCGCCGCGCTCAAGGCGTCCGGTGCCGGCCGTGTGCTCGATCTCGGGTGCGGGCAGGGGCAGTTGGTGCAGGCGCTGCTCAAGGACACCCGGTTCACGGAGATCGTCGGCACCGACGTGTCGATGCGCGCGCTCACCATCGCCGGCCGCCGCCTCAAGCTCGACCGCATGGGGGAGCGGCAGGCCTCGCGCGTCCAGCTCTTCCAGAGCTCGCTCGCCTACACCGACAACCGCCTCAAGGGCTACGACGCCGCCGTGCTCAGCGAGGTCATCGAGCACCTGGACCTGCCCCGGCTACCGGCCCTGGAGTACGCGGTGTTCGGCGCCGCCCGCCCGAGGACGGTCGTCGTCACCACCCCGAACGTCGAGTACAACGTCCGCTGGGAGACCCTCCCCGCAGGACACGTCCGGCACGGCGACCACCGCTTCGAGTGGACGCGCGCGGAGTTCGGGGAGTGGGCTGGGAAAGTCGCCCAACGGCACGGCTACGACGTCGAGTTCGTGCCGGTCGGGCCCGACGACCCCGAGGTGGGACCGCCCACTCAGATGGCCGTGTTCAGCGTAAGCACCGTGAAGGAGGAGAAGGCGGCATGA